A stretch of DNA from Flavobacteriaceae bacterium MAR_2009_75:
ACCGCTGAAGAGTATTTCTATTTTGTTGGAGAACTTCGGGGTCAGAACAAAGCTGATGTCGATGCCTTACTTTCTACTTATGAAGATTTCTTTCATGGAGAAATTTTAGGTCAAAAGAAATATTTAAGAGACTTGTCAAAAGGAAACCAGAAAAAGGCCGGAATCGTGGCTTCGTTTATTGGTAATCCGGAAATAGTGATACTCGACGAGCCATTTGCCAACCTTGACCCTACCACCCAGATTCGCTTAAAAGGTATTATTAAAGATTTGGCCGCGCAACAGGGTGTTACGGTGTTAGTTTCTAGTCACGACCTTATTCATGTTACCGAGGTATGTGAACGAATAGTAGTCTTAAACAAGGGCGAAATTGTAAAAGATATTGAAACCTCTACGAAAACCTTGAAAGAACTGGAAGAATTCTTCTCGGGAACGACATCTACTGCGGTATAAAATGCAAAAACCACATTTTTCTAGAGTTTCGAAATGATACTTTGTGTCACTTAGGCTGAAATACCAAAACCGACCAATGAGTTGGTTTTAGTTTTTTCCATTCGTTTTTAAATCATAATAGTTGTCGACATGAGGCAGATAATATCCGTGAACGTTCCGTTGGATCAAGTTTGAGATTCAGTTTTTTTATTTGCAGACCATATAGTTTGTAAATTGTTGATGAAGATTATTTCTTTTTTTCTAGAAGTCGTACCTAAATGACCCTGTCAACTTTCTTTTTCTTTAAAACTGAGTTTGTATATACATACTAGCATTATTTTGTGTGGAAGCTTGTTTTTCAGAGACGGCTAATTAATATTTTATCGATGAAATACATAATAATCCGGTTCTTTTTCAGTTAGAGTTAAGTACACAGATTTACAATTTTGAAACTACATTATAAACTAGTTCTAATTTCGTTTTTGGGGGGCATCGTTCTAAGTGCATGTTCCACCAAAAAAGATACGTTCGTCAATCGAAACTGGCATGCCCTGAATACGAAGTACAACACTTTGTATAATGGTAATATCGCTTTTGAAGATGGTCGTGAAGAATTGAACAACACCTATAAAGATGATTACTGGGAACTACTACCTGTCGAACGTCTTGAGGTAACCGAAGAAATTAAACTAGATTCAGAAGATAACAATTCAAATTTTATAATTGCCGAAGAAAAGGCAACTAAGGCCATACA
This window harbors:
- a CDS encoding ABC-2 type transport system ATP-binding protein, with the translated sequence MISVQNLTKNYSGQTVLNLESLEIPKGQSFGLVGNNGAGKTTFFSLLLDLIQPTTGHIISNEVRVDQSEAWKPFTSSFIDESFLIGYLTAEEYFYFVGELRGQNKADVDALLSTYEDFFHGEILGQKKYLRDLSKGNQKKAGIVASFIGNPEIVILDEPFANLDPTTQIRLKGIIKDLAAQQGVTVLVSSHDLIHVTEVCERIVVLNKGEIVKDIETSTKTLKELEEFFSGTTSTAV